In a single window of the Zea mays cultivar B73 chromosome 5, Zm-B73-REFERENCE-NAM-5.0, whole genome shotgun sequence genome:
- the LOC732835 gene encoding histidine kinase isoform X1, with protein sequence MGVGGGGGQAAVSAPAPVPAEEAGKDAEEGGGWTVKAKLIAAAVLVWVLGSAALWVFLHSYFRHAALRKAEEALVSMCEERARMLQDQFAVSVNHVHALAILVATFHYEKHPPALDQNTFADYTARTSFERPLLSGVAYAQRVVHADREGFERHQGWIIKTMKHEPSPAQDEYAPVVYSQETVSYIEGLDMMSGEEDRENILRSRASGKAVLTRPFRLMSNHLGVVLTFPVYHADLPSDAKEEDRVAATAGYLGGAFDVESLVENLLRQLAGNQELVVNVYDVTNISNPLVMYGSEVPLGNPSPSHICMLDFGDPFRKHHMVCRYRNKPHVPWSAISTPSGVFVICMLVGYIAGAAWSRYDNVKEDCRKMEELKKQAEAADVAKSQFLATVSHEIRTPMNGVLGMLDMLLDTDLTSTQRDFAQTAQVCGKALISLINEVLDRAKIEARKLDLESVPFDLRSILDDVISLFSSKSREKGIELDVYVSERVPEILLGDPGRFRQIITNLVGNSIKFTERGHIFVQVHLADHSNLATESKVEPVANGMNGHTDEKTAVATSVSLNTLSGFEAADSRNSWENFKLLLSYEKNEMPYESVSDKVTLVVSVEDTGIGIPLDAQAKVFTPFMQADSSTSRTYGGTGIGLSISKCLVELMGGQINFVSRPHVGSTFTFTAVLKRCDRSAIGDSKPVMLHPLPSSFKGLSALLVDRRPVRATVTKYHLQRLGIACDVVATIELALGVLSGRNGSSLTSMKQPCMLLIESDSWGFNIDVSLRSRLLEMKQNGHTHVLPKIILLAAAESGKLKEHYAVDSVITKPLKASALAACLFQTLGIKQSSNERSDNSGSLYGLLLGKNILVVDDNKVNLRVAAGTLKKFGAKVECVESGKDALALLQVPYKFHLCLMDIQMPEMDGFEATKQIRAMEAKANEQAVACDNSEIDGATRAARWRLPVLAMTADVIQATHEECTKCGMDGYVTKPFEEKQLFQALQKFLDPGMSC encoded by the exons ATGGGCGTGGGAGGAGGCGGAGGGCAGGCCGCGGTGTCGGCGCCGGCGCCGGTGCCGGCGGAGGAGGCGGGGAAGGATGCGGAGGAGGGCGGCGGGTGGACCGTGAAGGCGAAGCTGATCGCCGCGGCGGTGCTGGTGTGGGTGCTGGGCTCCGCGGCGCTCTGGGTGTTCCTGCACTCCTACTTCCGCCACGCGGCGCTGCGCAAGGCGGAGGAGGCGCTCGTCAGCATGTGCGAGGAGCGCGCGCGCATGCTGCAGGACCAGTTCGCCGTCTCCGTCAACCACGTCCACGCCCTCGCCATCCTCGTCGCCACCTTCCACTACGAGAAGCACCCGCCCGCGCTCGACCAG AACACGTTCGCGGACTACACCGCCAGGACGTCGTTCGAGCGGCCGCTGCTGAGCGGGGTGGCGTACGCGCAGCGGGTGGTGCACGCCGACAGGGAGGGCTTCGAGCGCCACCAGGGGTGGATCATCAAGACCATGAAGCACGAGCCGTCCCCGGCGCAGGACGAGTACGCGCCCGTTGTATACTCGCAGGAGACCGTCTCCTACATCGAGGGGCTCGACATGATGTCCGGCGAG GAGGACCGTGAGAACATTCTGAGGTCAAGAGCATCGGGGAAGGCAGTTCTCACTCGACCATTCCGGCTCATGTCGAATCACCTGGGTGTCGTATTGACTTTTCCTGTCTATCATGCGGATCTTCCTTCTGATGCCAAGGAGGAGGATCGTGTTGCTGCCACCGCAGG ATACCTTGGGGGAGCATTTGATGTAGAATCATTAGTGGAAAATTTGTTGAGGCAGCTAGCTGGCAATCAGGAATTGGTGGTAAATGTTTATGATGTCACAAACATTTCGAACCCTCTTGTCATGTATGGATCAGAAGTTCCTCTTGGCAACCCCTCACCATCGCACATCTGCATGCTAGATTTTGGTGATCCATTCAGAAAGCATCATATGGTTTGCAG ATACAGAAACAAGCCTCATGTCCCATGGTCTGCAATTTCTACCCCATCTGGTGTCTTTGTCATATGTATGCTTGTGGGGTACATCGCGGGTGCCGCTTGGAGTCGTTATGATAATGTTAAGGAAGATTGCCGGAAAATGGAGGAGCTGAAAAAACAGGCGGAAGCAGCCGATGTTGCTAAATCTCAG TTCCTTGCAACTGTTTCTCATGAGATCAGAACGCCCATGAATGGAGTTCTAG GAATGCTTGATATGCTGTTAGACACTGACCTAACCTCAACTCAGAGGGATTTTGCACAAACCGCTCAAGTCTGTGGAAAGGCTTTAATATCGCTAATCAATGAAGTGCTTGACAGAGCGAAAATTGAAGCCAGAAAGTTGGATCTTGAATCTGTACCATTTGATCTGAGATCCATCCTTGATGATGTCATCTCATTATTTTCTTCAAAGTCAAGAGAGAAGGGAATTGAG CTTGATGTATATGTCTCTGAAAGAGTTCCCGAAATCTTGTTGGGTGATCCTGGAAGGTTTCGACAGATAATTACAAATTTAGTGGGCAACTCAATTAAG TTCACAGAACGGGGACATATTTTTGTACAAGTTCATCTGGCAGATCATTCAAATCTTGCAACAGAATCCAAAGTTGAGCCGGTGGCTAATGGGATGAATGGACATACAGATGAGAAAACTGCTGTAGCAACCAGTGTTTCTCTCAACACACTAAGTGGTTTTGAAGCTGCTGATAGCCGAAATAGTTGGGAAAACTTCAAGCTTTTGCTTTCTTATGAGAAAAATGAGATGCCCTATGAAAGTGTATCTGATAAAGTTACTCTTGTAGTAAGTGTGGAAGATACAGGAATAGGTATACCATTGGATGCACAAGCCAAGGTGTTCACACCTTTCATGCAGGCTGATAGTTCGACTTCCAGGACATATGGTGGTACTGGAATTGGATTGAGCATCAGCAAATGTCTTGTTGAACTAATGGGTGGTCAGATAAACTTTGTCAGCCGACCACATGTTGGGAGTACGTTCACATTTACTGCGGTTCTCAAAAGATGTGACAGAAGCGCTATTGGTGACAGTAAGCCTGTTATGTTGCATCCTCTTCCATCCAGTTTCAAAGGTTTATCTGCACTATTGGTTGATAGAAGACCAGTAAGAGCTACTGTAACTAAGTATCACTTGCAAAGGCTGGGAATTGCCTGTGATGTTGTTGCAACCATTGAACTGGCTCTTGGTGTGCTGTCCGGGAGAAATGGCAGTTCCCTAACCAG TATGAAGCAACCATGCATGTTATTGATCGAGAGTGATTCATGGGGCTTCAATATTGATGTTTCTTTACGATCTAGACTCCTGGAGATGAAGCAGAATGGTCACACACATGTATTACCCAAAATCATCCTTCTTGCAGCTGCAGAATCGGGCAAACTCAAAGAACACTATGCAGTTGATTCTGTGATCACGAAACCCCTGAAAGCAAGCGCACTTGCCGCTTGTCTGTTCCAAACACTTGGCATCAAACAGTCAAGCAACGAGAGAAGTGACAACTCAGGTTCTCTTTacgggttgcttcttggcaagaACATATTGGTGGTTGATGACAACAAGGTAAATCTTAGAGTGGCTGCTGGCACGTTAAAGAAATTTGGAGCAAAGGTGGAGTGCGTGGAGAGTGGAAAAGATGCCCTCGCCCTCCTACAGGTCCCATATAAGTTTCATCTTTGTCTCATGGACATTCAGATGCCCGAAATGGATGG GTTTGAGGCTACCAAGCAAATAAGGGCAATGGAAGCGAAGGCAAATGAGCAGGCAGTCGCCTGTGACAATTCAGAAATAGATGGTGCGACAAGGGCAGCAAGATGGCGCCTGCCTGTTCTTGCAATGACCGCCGATGTCATCCAGGCCACCCATGAAGAGTGCACGAAGTGCGGTATGGATGGGTACGTCACAAAGCCCTTCGAGGAGAAGCAGCTCTTCCAGGCGTTGCAGAAGTTCTTGGACCCCGGCATGTCCTGCTAA
- the LOC732835 gene encoding histidine kinase (The RefSeq protein has 7 substitutions compared to this genomic sequence), translating into MGVGGGGGQAAVSAPAPVPAEEAGKDAEEGGGWTVKAKLIAAAVLVWVLGSAALWVFLHSYFRHAALRKAEEALVSMCEERARMLQDQFAVSVNHVHALAILVATFHYEKHPPALDQNTFADYTARTSFERPLLSGVAYAQRVVHADREGFERHQGWIIKTMKHEPSPAQDEYAPVVYSQETVSYIEGLDMMSGEEDRENILRSRASGKAVLTRPFRLMSNHLGVVLTFPVYHADLPSDAKEEDRVAATAGYLGGAFDVESLVENLLRQLAGNQELVINVYDVTNISNPLVMYGSEVPLGNPSPSHICMLDFGDPFRKHHMVCRYRNKPHVPWSAISTPSGVFVICMLVGYIAGAAWSRYDNVKEDCRKMEELKKQAEAADVAKSQFLATVSHEIRTPMNGVLGMLDMLLDTDLTSTQRDFAQTAQVCGKALISLINEVLDRAKIEARKLDLESVPFDLRSILDDVISLFSSKSREKGIELDVYVSERVPEILLGDPGRFRQIITNLVGNSIKFTERGHIFVQVHLADHSNLATESKVEPVANGMNGHTNEKTAVATSVSLNTLSGFEAADSRNSWENFKLLLSYEKSEMPYESVSDKVTLVVSVEDTGIGIPLDAQAKVFTPFMQADSSTSRTYGGTGIGLSISKCLVELMGGQINFVSRPHVGSTFTFTAVLKRCDRSAIGDSKPVMLHPLPSSFKGLSALLVDRRPVRATVTKYHLQRLGIACDVVATIELALGVLSGRNGSSLTSMKQPCMLLIESDSWGFNIDVSLQSRLLEMKQNGHTHVLPKIILLAAAESGKLKEHYAVDSVITKPLKASALAACLFQTLGIKQSSNERSDNSGSLYGLLLGKNILVVDDNKVNLRVAAGTLKKFGAKVECVESGKDALALLHVPYKFHLCLMDIQMPEMDGFEATKQIRAMEAKANEQAVACDDSEIDGTTRAARWRLPVLAMTADVIQATHEECTKCGMDGYVTKPFEEKQLFQALQKFLDPGMSC; encoded by the exons ATGGGCGTGGGAGGAGGCGGAGGGCAGGCCGCGGTGTCGGCGCCGGCGCCGGTGCCGGCGGAGGAGGCGGGGAAGGATGCGGAGGAGGGCGGCGGGTGGACCGTGAAGGCGAAGCTGATCGCCGCGGCGGTGCTGGTGTGGGTGCTGGGCTCCGCGGCGCTCTGGGTGTTCCTGCACTCCTACTTCCGCCACGCGGCGCTGCGCAAGGCGGAGGAGGCGCTCGTCAGCATGTGCGAGGAGCGCGCGCGCATGCTGCAGGACCAGTTCGCCGTCTCCGTCAACCACGTCCACGCCCTCGCCATCCTCGTCGCCACCTTCCACTACGAGAAGCACCCGCCCGCGCTCGACCAG AACACGTTCGCGGACTACACCGCCAGGACGTCGTTCGAGCGGCCGCTGCTGAGCGGGGTGGCGTACGCGCAGCGGGTGGTGCACGCCGACAGGGAGGGCTTCGAGCGCCACCAGGGGTGGATCATCAAGACCATGAAGCACGAGCCGTCCCCGGCGCAGGACGAGTACGCGCCCGTTGTATACTCGCAGGAGACCGTCTCCTACATCGAGGGGCTCGACATGATGTCCGGCGAG GAGGACCGTGAGAACATTCTGAGGTCAAGAGCATCGGGGAAGGCAGTTCTCACTCGACCATTCCGGCTCATGTCGAATCACCTGGGTGTCGTATTGACTTTTCCTGTCTATCATGCGGATCTTCCTTCTGATGCCAAGGAGGAGGATCGTGTTGCTGCCACCGCAGG ATACCTTGGGGGAGCATTTGATGTAGAATCATTAGTGGAAAATTTGTTGAGGCAGCTAGCTGGCAATCAGGAATTGGTGGTAAATGTTTATGATGTCACAAACATTTCGAACCCTCTTGTCATGTATGGATCAGAAGTTCCTCTTGGCAACCCCTCACCATCGCACATCTGCATGCTAGATTTTGGTGATCCATTCAGAAAGCATCATATGGTTTGCAG ATACAGAAACAAGCCTCATGTCCCATGGTCTGCAATTTCTACCCCATCTGGTGTCTTTGTCATATGTATGCTTGTGGGGTACATCGCGGGTGCCGCTTGGAGTCGTTATGATAATGTTAAGGAAGATTGCCGGAAAATGGAGGAGCTGAAAAAACAGGCGGAAGCAGCCGATGTTGCTAAATCTCAG TTCCTTGCAACTGTTTCTCATGAGATCAGAACGCCCATGAATGGAGTTCTAG GAATGCTTGATATGCTGTTAGACACTGACCTAACCTCAACTCAGAGGGATTTTGCACAAACCGCTCAAGTCTGTGGAAAGGCTTTAATATCGCTAATCAATGAAGTGCTTGACAGAGCGAAAATTGAAGCCAGAAAGTTGGATCTTGAATCTGTACCATTTGATCTGAGATCCATCCTTGATGATGTCATCTCATTATTTTCTTCAAAGTCAAGAGAGAAGGGAATTGAG CTTGATGTATATGTCTCTGAAAGAGTTCCCGAAATCTTGTTGGGTGATCCTGGAAGGTTTCGACAGATAATTACAAATTTAGTGGGCAACTCAATTAAG TTCACAGAACGGGGACATATTTTTGTACAAGTTCATCTGGCAGATCATTCAAATCTTGCAACAGAATCCAAAGTTGAGCCGGTGGCTAATGGGATGAATGGACATACAGATGAGAAAACTGCTGTAGCAACCAGTGTTTCTCTCAACACACTAAGTGGTTTTGAAGCTGCTGATAGCCGAAATAGTTGGGAAAACTTCAAGCTTTTGCTTTCTTATGAGAAAAATGAGATGCCCTATGAAAGTGTATCTGATAAAGTTACTCTTGTAGTAAGTGTGGAAGATACAGGAATAGGTATACCATTGGATGCACAAGCCAAGGTGTTCACACCTTTCATGCAGGCTGATAGTTCGACTTCCAGGACATATGGTGGTACTGGAATTGGATTGAGCATCAGCAAATGTCTTGTTGAACTAATGGGTGGTCAGATAAACTTTGTCAGCCGACCACATGTTGGGAGTACGTTCACATTTACTGCGGTTCTCAAAAGATGTGACAGAAGCGCTATTGGTGACAGTAAGCCTGTTATGTTGCATCCTCTTCCATCCAGTTTCAAAGGTTTATCTGCACTATTGGTTGATAGAAGACCAGTAAGAGCTACTGTAACTAAGTATCACTTGCAAAGGCTGGGAATTGCCTGTGATGTTGTTGCAACCATTGAACTGGCTCTTGGTGTGCTGTCCGGGAGAAATGGCAGTTCCCTAACCAG TATGAAGCAACCATGCATGTTATTGATCGAGAGTGATTCATGGGGCTTCAATATTGATGTTTCTTTACGATCTAGACTCCTGGAGATGAAGCAGAATGGTCACACACATGTATTACCCAAAATCATCCTTCTTGCAGCTGCAGAATCGGGCAAACTCAAAGAACACTATGCAGTTGATTCTGTGATCACGAAACCCCTGAAAGCAAGCGCACTTGCCGCTTGTCTGTTCCAAACACTTGGCATCAAACAGTCAAGCAACGAGAGAAGTGACAACTCAGGTTCTCTTTacgggttgcttcttggcaagaACATATTGGTGGTTGATGACAACAAGGTAAATCTTAGAGTGGCTGCTGGCACGTTAAAGAAATTTGGAGCAAAGGTGGAGTGCGTGGAGAGTGGAAAAGATGCCCTCGCCCTCCTACAGGTCCCATATAAGTTTCATCTTTGTCTCATGGACATTCAGATGCCCGAAATGGATGG GTTTGAGGCTACCAAGCAAATAAGGGCAATGGAAGCGAAGGCAAATGAGCAGGCAGTCGCCTGTGACAATTCAGAAATAGATGGTGCGACAAGGGCAGCAAGATGGCGCCTGCCTGTTCTTGCAATGACCGCCGATGTCATCCAGGCCACCCATGAAGAGTGCACGAAGTGCGGTATGGATGGGTACGTCACAAAGCCCTTCGAGGAGAAGCAGCTCTTCCAGGCGTTGCAGAAGTTCTTGGACCCCGGCATGTCCTGCTAA